From Myxococcus stipitatus, one genomic window encodes:
- a CDS encoding radical SAM protein codes for MDAAFVAFIPLSNWLRGFDRYRMEYSKAAIPESTFPDAFYMLKEDEPWAPGLEKARRLVSKLGRAKDRVVALRARLPMTGTRAMRPNDTTGTGIGWRWPAPEVPLSGVAWVDDDGTLRPTFHEEVTAQAFQLDDTGLAPWADCRPRSFSVLPVAKACQARCAFCFSKASVSDLARQRSASLEQQLEWADHARARGAERAVITGGGEPTLLPPRELLALVRGLSARFPSTLLITNGARLDAGRVEALREAGLTTLAVSRHGVTREDDARIMGLSVDSGALARDTGLRNRAICVLQRGGVDDVGKVLAYLERSAREGFHEVCFKELYVSSLSENPWAPGAVNRYCEENRVPLEVVLRAMGSAGFAKVTALPWGSPVFEGEVAGRVLRVAAYTEPSVGWERAHRLVRSWNLMSDGTCLASLEDPASEVRR; via the coding sequence ATGGATGCCGCCTTCGTCGCCTTCATCCCGCTCTCGAACTGGCTGCGCGGCTTCGACCGCTACCGCATGGAGTACTCGAAGGCGGCCATCCCCGAGTCGACGTTCCCGGACGCCTTCTACATGCTGAAGGAGGACGAACCGTGGGCGCCCGGCCTCGAGAAGGCGCGGCGGCTGGTGTCGAAGCTCGGCCGCGCGAAGGACCGGGTCGTCGCGTTGCGAGCCCGCCTGCCCATGACGGGGACGCGGGCCATGCGTCCCAACGACACCACGGGCACGGGAATCGGCTGGCGCTGGCCCGCCCCCGAGGTGCCGCTCAGCGGCGTCGCGTGGGTGGACGACGACGGCACGTTGCGCCCCACGTTCCACGAGGAGGTCACGGCGCAGGCGTTCCAGCTCGACGACACGGGGCTGGCGCCCTGGGCGGACTGTCGGCCCCGGAGCTTCTCGGTGCTTCCGGTGGCCAAGGCCTGTCAGGCGAGATGCGCGTTCTGCTTCTCGAAGGCGAGCGTGTCGGACCTGGCGAGGCAACGAAGCGCGTCCCTCGAGCAACAGCTGGAGTGGGCCGACCACGCGCGCGCACGAGGGGCGGAGCGCGCCGTCATCACCGGAGGTGGAGAGCCGACCCTGCTGCCGCCGCGCGAGCTGCTCGCGCTGGTCCGTGGGCTCTCCGCGCGGTTCCCCTCGACGCTGCTCATCACCAACGGCGCGCGCCTCGACGCCGGGCGGGTGGAGGCCCTGCGCGAGGCGGGCCTCACCACGCTGGCCGTCAGCCGCCATGGCGTCACCCGAGAGGACGACGCGCGCATCATGGGATTGTCGGTCGATTCGGGCGCGCTCGCGCGGGACACGGGGCTCCGCAACCGGGCCATCTGCGTCCTCCAGCGCGGAGGGGTCGACGACGTGGGCAAGGTCCTGGCCTACCTCGAGCGCAGCGCGCGCGAGGGCTTCCACGAGGTCTGCTTCAAGGAGCTGTATGTCTCCAGCCTCTCCGAGAACCCTTGGGCCCCCGGCGCCGTGAACCGCTATTGCGAGGAGAATCGGGTGCCGCTCGAAGTGGTGCTCCGCGCCATGGGGTCCGCGGGCTTCGCGAAGGTCACCGCGCTGCCCTGGGGCAGCCCGGTGTTCGAGGGAGAGGTGGCGGGCCGGGTGCTGCGCGTCGCGGCGTACACCGAGCCTTCCGTCGGCTGGGAGCGGGCGCACCGGCTGGTGCGTTCGTGGAACCTCATGAGCGATGGGACCTGCCTGGCGTCGCTGGAAGACCCGGCCTCGGAGGTGCGCCGATGA